One window of Nevskiales bacterium genomic DNA carries:
- the gmhB gene encoding D-glycero-beta-D-manno-heptose 1,7-bisphosphate 7-phosphatase, translating into MKLIILDRDGVINEDSPDFVKSTQEWRPLPGSLEAIARLCHAGWRVVVASNQSGIGRGLFDFGALFAMHDKMQRMLSEVGGRIDGVFFCPHTPEDACDCRKPKTGLYEDIARRFQIDLANVPAVG; encoded by the coding sequence ATGAAACTGATCATCCTGGACCGCGATGGCGTCATCAACGAAGATTCGCCGGACTTCGTGAAGTCCACGCAGGAATGGCGCCCGCTGCCCGGCAGCCTGGAGGCGATCGCGCGGCTGTGCCATGCCGGCTGGCGCGTGGTGGTGGCCAGCAACCAGTCCGGCATCGGCCGAGGCCTGTTCGATTTCGGCGCACTGTTCGCCATGCACGACAAGATGCAGCGCATGCTGTCGGAGGTGGGCGGGCGCATCGACGGCGTGTTCTTCTGCCCGCATACCCCGGAGGACGCCTGCGACTGCCGCAAACCGAAGACCGGCCTGTACGAGGACATCGCGCGCCGCTTCCAGATCGATCTGGCCAACGTACCGGCGGTCGG